Genomic segment of Eupeodes corollae chromosome 2, idEupCoro1.1, whole genome shotgun sequence:
ACTTTATtactctcttttcttgcaaaaaagctattgcaacccagaatcacgcattggctatacacatcggtaatcagaccaattttaatctacggtgtggcagtatggtggactgctttagagaaagctataaaccgagataaattaaataaagtccaccGTTCAGCTTATCTTTGTATAGGCGAACCCATctacggcactggacaccttattCTACCTAAcactttttgacatatttagcaaagaaatagctgcaagctctgcttttcgcctcaaagcttcgtcgcagttgactaacaacaacattggcgaCTCTGttattcttaggtatttagaatcaattccaaagcacacagacttcACCATCCccaaactgcaattcgacagaaatttctaGATTCTAGATAGGACATTCCaggaagatgagtcaatccatttttatgcagatggttcaaaaacaaaagaagaggtgtgtactctgaacgactgaaattaagtctctcattccgccttcccaatcattgtagcgtgttccaggcgaaacttttggcgataaaagaatcttgtcctggcttaaagaaaacgtgatatcaacatctaatatccgtattttctcaaatagtcaggctgctatcatatctctggactctgtctctacaaactctataacagtccataactgtcgatcatctctaattgagatggcacaacagtttaatctCAACTTTTCTGGGTtttgggccatagagacattccaggtaactatGTAAgccagatgaactcgccaggaacggtacagtacagcccatcctaccacgtttggcacgtacTGGAATACCTAGCGctacttttaaattgtttctaatTCTAACGGtataaagaaggcaaacacTACATCaacacgtgtcaggtcacaaaaaacaactGGCCAACActaaatttaaaacgttcaaggtgcttgccaTCTCTAATCAGATCGCATATAAACTCGATGAAAGGTGTCATAAccagacactgtctaatagtaAAGCAAGCAAAAGGACTAGGCgttttctcaaatgacttttaaagaagctgtatggacaaaAAAGGGGAGGCTCCAAAACGCACGaactacctaggagaattcttctttaacgatcttaacGATATAGAttatatcagcataatcagcctctcgcgtttcgtaagggactcagaCTGGTTCCACTGAGCTTAGGAGGAaccctcaagattcatgtggtatcacaatgggccattaaactgccCCAAAtgtgtccgttttcatcttggacagccaaaGTGGCTAACCTATAAAGTGGTATAGCCGCTTCATTATTTGGATTTTGTCACATGTTAAAGATAGATGTTATAGCATAACTTTCAGGAGAAAgcttcatgtcaatttaaagtcaattttgtgTAACTTAAGGGAGTCGCCTTGATCCATTGCTAtatactttatttattaattattttactaccgttttaagtaattttatatcgctatctatgcagatgatgttgaaagctttcaaattattaacttaaagaagaatttaaagAGCTACAAGAAGATTTTAATCTACTTTGTTAATagcataatacaaaattattcaataaaactatgggttatgcaaaatattaagtGTAATACATATGTAATAATCTGCTTTGTGAAAAATACTTTCATTTCTGTATCTGAATGTTTTTCTATTGTTGGTTTAATGGCCTTTACTATATCTAAATAACTTTGTTAAAAGCACTAAATCATAGAAAAATACTTCAAATTCTATGCaaagtattttcttaaaaaaaaacttagtttaaATAATCACTAATCagattcatttcattaaaaaaaaatcaaatcacaaacaTAATctaaagcttaatttttgtttttctctaaatGCAAACCAAGTTAAAATTAAGAATCCCAGTAATCCCCAAACTGAACTGTCATTATTGTTTTCATCTCTCAATTCTGTCCAAATCCATTCTTTATGATACGCTACATCTGTATATATTACAAGTTTATCACTAAGTGTTGAATAATTTGACATTGTGATAGATGCCAATCCTATCTGTTTTCCAGCAATAACCAATGGAGCCCCAACATCTGATTGATAAATCCTTTTGTCCATTTCCCTCATGTATCTACCACAAATCATTCTTTTTGTTATAAGCAGTTGCTCTACATTATGTTTACAATTATTTCGATCTAAGATAGATACATTGGCGATAAGAAGTTGACGTGATAAGTCACCCTAAAAATGTAgaaaatctttagaaagttaCAAATTGCAAAGCTTCGATAAAAACAAATGGAACTTACGTTCTTAGATAGGTCCCAACCCGTCACTGATCCTCGAACATAGTTATCAGTTATTTTCCAATTAAGTTCAATTGGTCTAATAGTCGAATGTTTTTCAGGTATCTCACgactcaaaaacaacaaaccaatATCGTCGCGCATCGATTCTAAATCAAAACTAGTCGGATATCGAATATGCGTGATGCCAGAAGTAACAGTATCTAATGTCCGCTGATATCGATCACTTGTTCCCATAACTACGATTAGTTCTGATGGATGACGCGGTGTCTTGAAGTCCAAActgttaaagaaaaatcatcttATAGTCGAGtgaaacatacatatatggaaacattttatttaagtcttAGCACGCCAGCTAAGCATGTTTGTTTTCGTCATATCAAGCTGATCTTATCATATCAGTTATCACACAATGCTACTCCAACTTACTTGAAAAGACATCGAGCAGCTGTTAAAACGACTCGCGTTGATATCAAAGAACCACTACAAATGTGCCCTTCACCGAAGGTAATATCTTTGTTGATTAGACGTATTGACGCCTGGTGCAACGCGTCATCAGGTAAGGAAAGAGGTCCATTTATGTTGCTCGGAATCAAATGATTTTTCCTATTGTTATCAAACTGGGACTGACCTGAAAAAAGGaatacagaaaacaaaaaatttgttgctAAACGGACTCTCTAAATTGCTATTTATAAagctaaaaagaaacaaattaagttaTACATATCTAAACAATATGCAATATAATAACTGGCTAACAAagataaagtttaaaaagtacttttttaaaccacGAGTGTTGAATTAGTAAAAAGTGCATTTTCATAGAATCATTACTTGAAAAGACTATAATTAAGAATGGAGCTGGAATTCAACTCTTGTAAGATATTCACaactttaatttgttaaattaattcatATATTATGACTTAATCGCAATAATGCAAGACCTGTCAGTCTTGTAAAtgtagaaattgtttttaatgtttgtacgtcttatttccgtttttttttactattttatcaACAATGGTCATTGCTTTATAAACACTTACAAAATTACTAACACAAACTTATGTAGTTTTTTAATCCAAAtccaaataattattattgctaGACCGCCCAATAAATGTATGATTAAGTTATTAGCCTAGGTTTATTACACCCGATACTTATGAAGTTTTTGCTTAATATAAGGAAGATATAAATAATTATCATGTAATGCAAGTAGATACCGtagaatttctttatttttttaatttaactgcaTGACCTTAGAATTTCCTTGCAATTGATACCAAATTAAATTCGGAGTGATAAGGCTGTattattggttttaaaaaaatcaatctgtaataattgcattttttaatgacaCGAATCGTTTGAATAatttagaataattaaaaaaatcttcggctgaagttaaaaaaattatttaaaaataaatcgggcggcgcaacagtccgtttgtgaactagggcctagtgactgacaactctcaaccattcctatgtgcgagtactgttgtcagggatggaagggacctacagttttaagccgaatccgaacggcaaatttaagaaagcacttttcatgacaagaattactcttgaagaatttgtcaattcctcgcaagaggcagtaggtACACGTGAATTTCTTCAATTACtatttactttaataataacGCAATTTATTACTTCATTTACGATTATATATCTTTTTTATGGTACCGGTATttgcaaaaatgcaaaatataacTTCCTTCTCTTACACAAATTAAGGAAACTAtgctttaaaacataaaattaagctCAACGTACACTAGGGGCCACACAAAACTGTTCGCGCAGTAGAATTTTGGAGTTTTCTGGGGGATGCTTAGATCCAATATATGATCAGCATagcattataaaaataatataactcaCTTGATTGAAAATCCGCAATAAGAAAAACCACACAAAAGATCCTACAAAACTTTCGAATCATACTTATTGGTttagtatttcaaaattcactcGAATACCCAACTATTATTCTTAAAGTCAACTATTACCGCGAGCTGAGCGTATAAAACAGTACCTTATcccattttgcctttttttatatatagcTCCAAGCCAAAATCCCTTGAGTGAACCGAACCAAAATACCTGAATGGGTTTATACCATCTTCTTCAATACCTAAAACGTACTTTAAAAAATGGATCAATATAACTAACTGAGTTTTGATTAGTTTAAATCTTATCTCTGCGATAACTCCTTAGATACTTGttgaaataaatagattaacaataataattactgTGTTGGTATTTTAACGTTTGCATCAATATTAATGAGCTAAAAACTGATGACTTCATCATCCATATTGAATTATGTTATTGtaattaaatacttttgaaaacttaaaatcagGAGCGCAGTGAGAGGTTCAATTTAATAagaatgtttttgtttgctactattatttaaaaacaaaattagcaaaagaaacttaaaataagtttagtATTGTCATtcctaaatattaaaattgctaCGATTTGTAACAATATGATGTCACCGCATCGTTACTTAACGCATTGTTGAAGTGCCAAATaattacaatttgtaaaaatcccAAATCTAGCTCGGGAAATAAGTTGAAACGTTGATCTGTCAAAGTGaaagattttttacaaatatgtaagtaattgttgttttttaacttgaaaaaaacAATGAACTTTAAAGTCATTCGCCATCTTAATCGAATCTTTGTTTGTACTCCTCTGAACCAATTTAAGCTTTATCTGCCACTTATACTTGTTAAGGTTAAAGGTTAAGTCAGAATAACCTTTCGCAGTCGATGATGcgagttaataaataatatacataaggGGTATTCACGATTCGATGCAAGTGGTCTTGTATCGTTGCAAAAGTGCAAAAGTGTAACATTTTCTTGcactaaaacaacaaaatatacagaCTACAATTTTGTTACACTTTTGCACTTTTGCTATACCCGAACCCTATtgcaacacaaaaatacaacGGTGCAAAATTTGTCTGTTGTAGTTGACAGTTTGGCAGCTGTCATTTTATCAGAAATGTTGGtgggctttaagtttaaattgaatttgaagttaTTGCCGCATTTATGCCAAcgacaaaaatcagaaaaaagaaTGGAAAAAAAGATTCAGATCTAAGGAATATAAAGAAGTGCCGTCGACGTGACAAAGCGGTAAAAAAATGGAcggaaaaagaaattttaattatattagatTACATTCAAGAAGCTGGAAACTTCGAGGTAAGATATaatcaaaatgtttcaaaatgttttttgctcaaaaaacattttattttagaagcCAACAGCAcaaatattttacagaaaactgTTAGAACAGAAGCCATTAGACGCCACTTGGGAGTTGATCAGGTGGAAAATGAGAAGCCTGAAAACTTCATTTTCTAAAGCTACAGAGTGGCAAAAATCAACTGGTGCTGGTCTCATGGAAACAGAAAAGGGACTTGGTACTGTTCAAGGTGAGACAACAATTGAGATttagatacaattttgtatacgttcctaacaattttgtgtttatttcttattagcaaaagttctttttttgtcaTGAGAAACGTCATGATTTGACGTTTTTACTATGGTATTGCTATGTTTAGAAAAGGTGTGTTcactatgtaaaaaaaaaaacacaaatttcgcaatttaacattttttgtttcatcgGATCGTGAATACCCCTATAGTTTTCGAAGCATGCTTGCATACCTCTCTGTTTGTACGCCGCTTTTTATATGGAAACACTTCAAGGAGATTTTTAAACAGTCACTGCTCAAACTACTGGAGTCAATAGAGAAATTATAACGAGGCTCACTATaatacttaatatttaaaattgcagGGAAGTAATAAATGCAGTTAAATTTGGAGAGTAGAAAACAGCAGGGCTAAAAAAAACCTGGACATTTTAAGGATTCGGTTAAATGAAGACCTATTTAACATGCTTGCAACCTTATCGGATAGTGGATACACTTATTTCTTCCTAAAGCATGCAAGAACCCAAAAAGACCTGAAAAAAATACTCCCCAGAAATGATGAATTTATTTCACAGTAACCCACACTTAGATGATAGTTTCCAAGAAATGTACTGTTTTTATGGATATTTTTAGCACGTTCAACTATTTTGCAATGTTGACTTCTAATCTCTTACTGAAATACGTAATGATACCTTGTGtatcaaacataaaaaaatcacataaaaatataaaaaaatagagttaagaaataaaacattttttgagtgGTTTAACGGTGTTTTCTCACCGATCTATCTTTGCCTTGTTTTCTTTAGAACGCCAAATAATAACCTGTAAAAAGTATACCCGTGCTTCGATAAAGGACATTTTGTGTAATAGCTGCGCTTAGAAGTTTGGATTTCACGAATTTCGTGTGTGTGTTGCAAGTTGATTTTTGATATATATGAACGAATTTGAGCTATGCAAGATGATAATCAAATTAATAGATAAAAAGCTGTCACACCAAAAATGTTACTgtcatttttcaacaaataagttgtttcttatacaaatttttaaagatagcttacgacataaaaacaaaaagtaggaatgttattaaaaaaaacagccactttgtttctgttatttagaataaaaatgaatttcgacaattttaatctgaaattgttatattttacaCAGACAGAAAGCTCGATGATAAACattttgactatcaaaaatattacaatgatcgcattcacaaagctagtggctacgtagtcaagggattctgattggctaaatctaactacaaaagtagttgaaatttcccctccgacgtagtgtaaaaatttcCTCTAAAAAGTTagttgacgtttcacaatcagctgttgaacaaatttacaaaagattaaaaaattcaaatgaaacaaTCTTTACGACAATCACAGCTCTAGCAGatataaaaagtttcttaaattgatcacaattaaactattttacaTACCTATGACTTCATCTTCTTCCGAATCGCTTATTATATCTAATTtggttgtatttgtttttattttatttaaaaatattgtttaaaattctcaaaactttatcaaatgtttCCGATTTTccatttgtttgctttttcatctgtcaataatatgacagctCAGGATTGACTAGTTTTGTAGtgaagttttgcattcacaaatctagttgaatttcgactacgcagccactagctttgtgaatgcgcccaatcACTTATCACCCTTGTCTATCTATTCTACCCCAATTCTCAATGCTGGCTAAACCATTTTTCAATCTCATTCAATAAAATGTGTAAACGTAGCTGTaagttatgtttttgaatttatttattcatgaacGCACCCAAACTAACGTCACATTTATGTCAAagccacaaaacaaaattaaaaatcacaatTCACAAAAATCATTCGTCATGGCCGCTAACCTACAGAGCGTTGaatctttatttaaagaattaaaagcaGAATGGAGTAAAAAACCAATTAATCTGCCAAAATGCGGAACATTGCTGGACAATTTGAAGGTATATTGTTTctaaagttgaaaaaagtaGATATTTTTATCTTTCCTCTCTTTAGATTGCTTTGACAAAATTGTCCTACTTGCCAACAGGAAACACAAAGACTCCTAAGGCAGAAATGATCCTTGCTCGTGATGTTCTTGAAATTGCTGTCGAGTATAGTGTCAAGACAAAAGACATACCGGCATTTGAAAGATATATTTCCCAATTGAAGTGCTATTACTATGATTACAAGTATGTCAATTTCTTTCGTTAATAAGCTACAATAACTTATCCCACAAAGGACAATTATATTAATACGCATATTTTTATATCCTTTAGGCAAGAAATTGGTGAATCGGTCAATAATTACAAACTATTAGGTCTCAATTTATTGTTCCTCTTATCAGTCAACAGAGTTTCGGAATTTCATACAGAGCTTGAGCTTTTATCGGCTGAAACTATCCAAACCAATGAGTTCATTCGCCCAATTTTAGCTCTGGAACAATATATTATGGAAGGCCGCTACAACAAAATATTCCAAGCAAAAGTAagttagcaaaacaaaatgACTGCCAAACTGACAATATTAACTTtatgaaagtaaaaaattaacttttcacGGCGTATTTAGTATTATGATTGGGAATTATTATGTCTAATGcttataaataattgtatacctatattgaaaacaaacgaaaaaccattcatttgatattaaaatattatcaaataaaataagacaaaaGGCAGCTTACAATGTTGAACGCTACACATATAAAACACATCacaaagaaaaagttatttttggagGTTTTCCggttcgtttctttttttctatcctTAAAACTATGATGAAACTATCTTCGCTTTTAGATGCTTTAATTCCATTAACACAAATGCCTTATGAGAATAGCACCTGTTTGTTTACGATGGGCTATCTTTTATTCATGATTATACATACTAGTTCTAATGTTCTCAAATGCGCTTCAAAACAACAAAGCGTTTATTGAAGAATTCATAGTTTCATGCGTTAACTATGGATGAAGCTATTTAGTTGACTTCCGTTGATTATGGTCATTGGATCAGAAGCTTTCAACATTTGTTATCTTTTCTAACcttatttgtataatttcatttttaattttagaatagcGCCCCCTCTGATATATACAACTATTTTATGGATATGTTACTGGAAACAGTACGCAACGAAATCGGTGCATGCATTGAGAAATCTTACgagaaaatttcaattaacGAAGCAGCCAAACGTTTGAATCTGAAACCACCAACCGAAGTCAAGGCTTTTGGAGCCAAACGCAACTGGGTCCTTAATGGAGAGATTTACAACTTCGTTGATAAAACAGCGAAACCTAAAGAAGCATTACCATCCGTTGAATTGGCCGAACAGGCAATATTCTATGCCCGAGAGCTCGAAATGATAGTCTAAAATTTgcttaataaacaataaatattacatatatgtatatcgtTTCTCTTAACCTttgtatttcataaataaaaatattcatttacaTGAAATAAATACGTTCTTATTTTCTATTTGCTGAAGGCTGGGGACATCTGTATTTTGCCATTTCAACCTCGGCTTCGAAATAGCTTACTCGACTAAAACAGAAGTATTCAGGAACCTTGTATTCTCCAGTTGCAGATGCACCAGGTCCCACTGGTTCCGTCGCAGGTTTTACGCAACGGCTACTTAGCCCCTCGACATTAGAATTAATGCCTGTTGGTGGTGCACTAGGTTTCTGACAATATTGGCGAAGAAGAATTGCCAAGCGTGGTCGTGAAAacatctttaattattttttttttgtattatttgttaagaaaaaataactataaagaTGTTATTTCAGTTTGCAGAAGCTATCACGTAATCACGGTCGGACAGCAGTTTCTTTGGAGACATGGAGTTGATTGTcattatctgtcaaaataatatgtCGTATTTAGTACTGCTAGTTTAGGGTGACCTTTCCATTTATAACACCTAAGTTGAGTGATTTTCTCATTTCATACAAACAGGAAAGTCTCCTTTTTTATAGCTTATTTCA
This window contains:
- the LOC129947477 gene encoding 26S proteasome non-ATPase regulatory subunit 8, which codes for MAANLQSVESLFKELKAEWSKKPINLPKCGTLLDNLKIALTKLSYLPTGNTKTPKAEMILARDVLEIAVEYSVKTKDIPAFERYISQLKCYYYDYKQEIGESVNNYKLLGLNLLFLLSVNRVSEFHTELELLSAETIQTNEFIRPILALEQYIMEGRYNKIFQAKNSAPSDIYNYFMDMLLETVRNEIGACIEKSYEKISINEAAKRLNLKPPTEVKAFGAKRNWVLNGEIYNFVDKTAKPKEALPSVELAEQAIFYARELEMIV
- the LOC129946832 gene encoding chymotrypsin-2; translation: MIRKFCRIFCVVFLIADFQSSQSQFDNNRKNHLIPSNINGPLSLPDDALHQASIRLINKDITFGEGHICSGSLISTRVVLTAARCLFNLDFKTPRHPSELIVVMGTSDRYQRTLDTVTSGITHIRYPTSFDLESMRDDIGLLFLSREIPEKHSTIRPIELNWKITDNYVRGSVTGWDLSKNGDLSRQLLIANVSILDRNNCKHNVEQLLITKRMICGRYMREMDKRIYQSDVGAPLVIAGKQIGLASITMSNYSTLSDKLVIYTDVAYHKEWIWTELRDENNNDSSVWGLLGFLILTWFAFREKQKLSFRLCL
- the LOC129944015 gene encoding uncharacterized protein LOC129944015, with the translated sequence MPTTKIRKKNGKKDSDLRNIKKCRRRDKAVKKWTEKEILIILDYIQEAGNFEKPTAQIFYRKLLEQKPLDATWELIRWKMRSLKTSFSKATEWQKSTGAGLMETEKGLGTVQGETTIEI